A region of Drosophila suzukii chromosome 2L, CBGP_Dsuzu_IsoJpt1.0, whole genome shotgun sequence DNA encodes the following proteins:
- the LOC108009416 gene encoding protein lifeguard 3 isoform X1 translates to MQCCKFGRRETLDENVFEDPRVRRMFVTKVLLIVAINLAFTSAAMAICITTRPIKRFIEKHWYIGLIATIIIFIIHIMMCCFRYLFRQSPIKWILLVIYVICHAILVSFLAVRFSPLLVLLAFGVCAVLVAALCIFARFAPCDFTSCYTFIMLIGITLILLGILGFFFRSVRVVYLGFGVFAYSIFIVYDLQLIIGGKLHKRQYDELDYIIASMTLYHDVVHLFMFILRLAGWIDDD, encoded by the exons ATGCAGTGTTGCAAGTTTGGTAGGAGGGAGACGCTGGACGAAAATGTCTTCGAAGATCCGCGGGTCCGTCGGATGTTTGTCACCAAGGTCCTTTTGATAGTGGCC ATTAACTTGGCTTTTACATCAGCGGCCATGGCAATTTGCATAACGACTCGGCCCATCAAGCGATTTATAGAAAAACACTGGTATATTGGTCTCATCGCCACGATCATCATATTCATAATTCACATTATGATGTGTTGCTTCCGCTACCTCTTCCGACAGTCCCCTATCAAATGGATTTTGCTGGTAATATACGTCATATGCCATGCGATACTAGTCTCCTTTCTGGCAGTTAGATTTTCTCCTCTTCTG GTTTTGCTGGCCTTCGGAGTATGTGCTGTCCTAGTCGCGGCGTTGTGTATCTTCGCAAGATTCGCACCTTGCGATTTTACCTCGTGCTACACATTCATCATGTTGATTGGTATTACCCTGATTCTTTTGGGCATATTAGGATTTTTTTTCAGAAGTGTTCGGGTGGTATATTTGGGCTTCGGCGTATTCGCGTATTCCATATTCATAGTTTATGACCTTCAGTTGATTATAGGCGGCAAACTTCACAAAAGGCAGTACGATGAATTAGATTATATTATTGCTTCCATGACCCTTTACCATGATGTAGTACACCTCTTTATGTTCATACTGCGATTGGCAGGTTGGATAGATGACGACTAG
- the LOC108008776 gene encoding uncharacterized protein, whose product MCEVQELADGLYQMFNKYKELRKIDMLQILKRVRCCDCGHQKRLRKAQKIESGCPKSKNQGRISFLLVACFALLILISIYMIYVARRYNHVRAYGSNACGSTFFYTYTDCDVFY is encoded by the coding sequence ATGTGCGAGGTTCAAGAGCTGGCCGATGGCCTATACCAGATGTTTAACAAATACAAGGAGTTGCGTAAAATCGATATGTTACAGATCCTGAAACGTGTGCGCTGCTGTGATTGCGGCCACCAAAAGCGACTTAGAAAGGCCCAGAAGATCGAGTCTGGATGTCCAAAATCCAAAAACCAAGGTCGGATAAGCTTTCTTCTCGTCGCCTGTTTCGCATTGCTTATCCTGATCTCCATTTATATGATCTACGTGGCTCGGCGATACAATCATGTTCGTGCCTATGGCAGCAACGCCTGCGGATCAACCTTTTTCTATACCTACACGGACTGCGATGTGTTCTACTAA
- the LOC108008765 gene encoding protein lifeguard 3-like, with product MCNRKRRYRTNVFEDPAVRRRFVTKVLTIVAINLTITSLAMTICILTSPIRRFLIINWWIPIPAIVIIFIIHLVMCFCPGVFRKSPIKWILLVIYVICHAILVSCLAVRYRPLLVLTAFGICAFLVACLCLFARFAPCDFTSCYTLIFILILALLVLGILAIFIRGLRIVYICLGVIAYSIFIVYDLQLIIGGKIHKNQYDELDYIIASMILFHDVVHLFMFILQLAGWIDDD from the exons ATGTGTAACAGGAAGAGGAGGTATCGGACCAACGTGTTCGAAGATCCGGCCGTCCGTCGGCGGTTTGTCACCAAGGTCCTCACGATAGTGGCC ATCAACTTGACTATAACATCATTGGCAATGACGATATGTATCTTGACAAGCCCTATTAGGcgatttttaataattaactGGTGGATTCCAATCCCAGCCATTGTTATCATATTTATAATTCATCTTGTGATGTGCTTCTGCCCAGGTGTTTTCCGAAAGTCGCCCATTAAATGGATTTTGCTGGTAATATACGTCATATGTCATGCCATTTTAGTGTCCTGCCTTGCCGTTCGTTATCGTCCGCTTCTG GTTTTAACTGCCTTCGGAATATGCGCCTTCCTGGTCGCCTGCCTTTGTCTCTTCGCAAGATTCGCACCCTGCGACTTCACCTCGTGCTACACATTAATATTCATCTTAATTCTTGCCTTATTAGTTCTGGGCATACTAGCCATCTTTATCAGGGGTCTCCGGATTGTGTATATATGCCTTGGCGTGATCGCATATTCTATATTTATAGTTTATGACCTTCAATTGATTATAGGCGGCAAAATTCACAAAAATCAGTACGACGAATTAGATTATATTATTGCTTCTATGATCCTTTTCCATGACGTCGTACACCTATTCATGTTCATTCTACAACTCGCGGGTTGGATAGATGATGATTAG
- the LOC139352697 gene encoding uncharacterized protein: protein MCCGFNIACCTKPREENPFANPKVKRRFIWRVLLILDGSLILTLIPMFIFQCYPPALSYIAGTSWLLVIPALIAFIIVQAFLCFAMKLLQKRPVKIIFFIIWIIVHTILLTAVAVWFKPWVVLIPCGILTFVILVMVLYSRFVPCQIGHKIPLAYLVAAGLVVIIHAILLGFLFKNYWFHIMVGFFVVLICIMVVLLDIDLIVRDKTRHKFGKHEYIVASMIILRDVIWIVIIVIIIVLATSNCNCSGGDSDHESHGSASSGSSASSGNGGSSS, encoded by the exons ATGTGCTGCGGTTTTAATATAGCTTGTTGCACTAAACCTCGCGAGGAAAATCCGTTCGCTAATCCTAAGGTTAAGCGTCGGTTTATTTGGAGAGTGTTGCTCATATTGGAT GGATCCCTGATATTGACCCTCATTCCAATGTTCATCTTCCAGTGCTACCCACCAGCCCTCTCTTATATTGCCGGTACATCGTGGCTCCTTGTCATTCCAGCCCTTATTGCATTTATAATAGTTCAGGCCTTCTTGTGCTTCGCAATGAAACTTCTCCAAAAAAGGCCCGTCAAGATTATATTCTTCATTATATGGATCATTGTCCATACCATCTTACTAACCGCGGTGGCAGTTTGGTTTAAACCGTGGGTT GTTTTGATACCTTGCGGAATTCTGACGTTTGTGATCCTGGTTATGGTCTTATATTCGAGATTCGTTCCCTGCCAGATCGGCCATAAAATTCCGTTAGCCTACCTCGTTGCAGCCGGATTAGTTGTCATCATACATGCCATACTTTTAGGTTTTTTATTCAAGAATTACTGGTTTCACATAATGGTTGGCTTCTTCGTAGTGCTCATTTGTATAATGGTAGTGTTGCTGGATATTGATCTAATAGTTCGCGATAAGACACGTCACAAGTTCGGAAAGCATGAATACATTGTGGCTTCCATGATCATTTTGCGTGACGTTATATGGATCGTTATCATAGTTATAATAATAGTATTAGCTACCTCAAATTGCAATTGCAGTGGAGGTGATAGTGATCATGAAAGTCATGGAAGTGCCTCTAGTGGTTCTTCTGCTTCTAGTGGAAACGGAGGTTCCTCTTCTTAA
- the LOC108009416 gene encoding protein lifeguard 3 isoform X2: MCNRKRRYETNVFEDPAVRRMFATKVLAIVGINLTFTTLVMTICILVRPIRRFLQINWWIWIPAAVIIFIIHIMMCCFQSLFRKSPLNWVLLVIYVICHAVLVSCFAVLYRPLLVLMAFGVCAILVACLSVFARIAPCDFTACYTLIFVFGITVLALSILALYLRSVYVVYLGFAVIAYCTFIVYDLQMIVGGKIHKQQYYESDYIIAAMCLFNDVVYLFMFILEIAGLIDED; this comes from the exons ATGTGTAACAGGAAGAGGAGGTATGAGACCAACGTGTTTGAAGATCCGGCCGTCCGTCGGATGTTTGCCACTAAGGTCCTTGCGATAGTGGGC ATCAACTTGACCTTTACCACATTGGTAATGACGATTTGTATATTGGTAAGACCCATTAGGCGATTCTTACAAATTAACTGGTGGATTTGGATACCCGCCGCTGTCATCATATTCATAATTCATATTATGATGTGCTGCTTCCAATCTCTCTTCCGAAAGTCGCCCCTTAACTGGGTGCTGTTGGTAATATACGTCATATGTCATGCCGTTTTAGTGTCCTGCTTTGCAGTTCTATATCGTCCTCTTCTG GTTTTAATGGCCTTTGGAGTATGTGCCATCCTGGTCGCATGTCTTTCTGTCTTCGCAAGGATCGCACCATGCGATTTTACCGCTTGCTACACATTAATTTTCGTCTTCGGTATTACCGTATTAGCTCTGAGCATACTAGCTCTCTATCTCAGAAGTGTCTATGTGGTATATTTAGGCTTTGCCGTGATCGCGTACTGTACATTTATAGTCTATGATCTTCAAATGATTGTAGGCGGCAAAATTCATAAGCAACAGTACTACGAATCAGATTATATTATTGCTGCCATGTGCCTTTTCAATGACGTCGTTTACCTCTTTATGTTCATACTAGAGATCGCGGGTTTGATAGATGAGGACTAG